A genomic stretch from Desulfotignum balticum DSM 7044 includes:
- a CDS encoding aminotransferase class I/II-fold pyridoxal phosphate-dependent enzyme, with translation MMTTYNPEKALLNARREFGEHGGVVPSISRSATFTVMHPGTMPEIFNGLKGPEQGGCFLYSRHFNPTVDVLARYLAAMEGTEAAVCTASGMSAISCTILQTCYSGDHIVASETIYGGTHALFESLLPQMNIKTTFVDITDIEAVKAAVTEKTKVIYTETMGNPTLKIADIPALAEIARKQGSKLVVDNTFSPLIFSPKILGADIVVYSLTKYINGASDLIAGAVCADKSFIHELMDLHTGRVMLLGPTMDPRVAFDVMQRIPHLPIRMREHSRRGAAMAKMLKEMGIRVVYPGLPDHPQYEKAKALANEGYGLGGILALDCGTREKAEKLMDVLQNQESFGMIAVSLGYFDTLISCSGSSTSSEIKMEDQQKMGLSSGLLRIALGFTGDLDTRMAQMERAVKKVLGV, from the coding sequence ATGATGACAACTTACAACCCCGAAAAGGCGCTGCTCAATGCCCGCAGGGAATTCGGAGAACACGGCGGCGTTGTGCCATCCATTTCAAGATCCGCCACGTTTACGGTCATGCATCCGGGGACGATGCCGGAAATTTTCAACGGCCTGAAAGGGCCTGAACAGGGCGGGTGCTTCCTGTACAGTCGTCATTTCAATCCCACTGTCGATGTCCTGGCCCGATACCTTGCGGCCATGGAAGGAACGGAAGCGGCTGTCTGTACAGCCAGCGGCATGTCTGCCATTTCCTGTACCATTCTCCAGACATGTTACAGCGGAGATCACATCGTGGCCAGTGAAACGATTTACGGCGGGACCCATGCCCTGTTTGAATCCCTGCTTCCCCAGATGAATATCAAGACGACCTTTGTTGATATCACGGATATTGAAGCGGTAAAGGCCGCCGTCACTGAAAAAACAAAAGTGATCTATACGGAGACCATGGGGAATCCGACTCTCAAGATTGCCGATATCCCTGCCCTTGCGGAAATTGCCCGCAAACAAGGCAGCAAACTGGTCGTAGACAATACCTTTTCTCCATTGATTTTCAGTCCCAAAATTTTAGGTGCTGATATCGTTGTCTATTCGTTGACCAAATATATCAATGGGGCAAGTGATCTGATTGCAGGCGCTGTATGCGCGGACAAATCTTTTATTCATGAATTGATGGATCTGCACACGGGAAGGGTCATGCTGCTCGGGCCGACCATGGATCCCCGGGTGGCCTTTGATGTGATGCAGCGGATCCCCCATCTGCCCATCCGGATGCGCGAACACAGCAGAAGAGGCGCCGCCATGGCTAAAATGCTCAAAGAGATGGGGATCCGGGTTGTCTATCCGGGACTGCCGGATCACCCTCAATATGAAAAGGCGAAAGCGCTGGCCAATGAAGGATACGGCCTGGGCGGTATCCTGGCCCTGGACTGCGGAACCAGGGAAAAGGCGGAAAAACTCATGGACGTGCTTCAGAACCAAGAGTCTTTTGGCATGATCGCCGTTTCTTTAGGCTATTTTGATACCCTGATCAGCTGTTCCGGCTCCTCCACATCGTCTGAAATCAAGATGGAAGATCAGCAGAAAATGGGACTGTCCTCCGGACTTCTCAGGATTGCTTTAGGATTTACAGGAGATCTCGATACCCGCATGGCGCAGATGGAACGGGCCGTCAAAAAAGTGTTGGGCGTTTAA
- a CDS encoding transporter substrate-binding domain-containing protein: MKVVTSVLCGILMLGLATVAGADDTLVVGTSADYPPYEYTDDKGEFVGFDMDLIRAVGEKMGKKVKIVDMGFDTLIAGLQNKKIDAVIAAMQASEERKQKVDFSITYHEIKDAILAKADSDIELTSINEIVDYKVASQTGTIQEKWIQDNLIKTGKLPEENYFSYERVDNAAMDIKAGRVDVLHIIADPAISLAEKNDLKIALITTEAVSAGQSIAVTKGNTELLDAINKAIEELKADGTLQALMDKYKLL; encoded by the coding sequence ATGAAAGTTGTAACTTCTGTTTTATGCGGGATCCTGATGCTGGGACTGGCCACGGTGGCCGGTGCCGATGACACCCTTGTGGTGGGAACGTCCGCAGATTATCCGCCCTATGAATACACGGATGACAAAGGCGAGTTCGTGGGATTTGACATGGATCTGATCCGGGCCGTGGGTGAAAAAATGGGCAAAAAAGTCAAAATTGTGGACATGGGGTTTGACACCCTCATCGCCGGGCTCCAGAACAAAAAAATCGATGCCGTGATCGCTGCCATGCAGGCCAGTGAGGAGCGTAAGCAGAAAGTGGATTTTTCCATCACCTATCATGAGATCAAGGATGCGATTCTGGCAAAAGCGGATTCAGACATCGAACTGACCTCGATAAACGAGATCGTTGATTACAAAGTGGCTTCCCAGACCGGCACCATCCAGGAGAAATGGATCCAGGACAACCTGATCAAAACCGGTAAACTGCCCGAGGAAAACTATTTTTCCTATGAACGGGTGGACAATGCGGCCATGGATATCAAGGCCGGCCGGGTGGACGTGCTGCACATCATTGCAGACCCGGCCATTTCCCTGGCGGAAAAAAACGATCTCAAGATCGCTTTGATCACCACGGAAGCCGTGTCTGCCGGCCAGAGCATTGCCGTGACCAAGGGGAATACGGAACTGCTGGATGCCATCAACAAAGCCATTGAAGAGCTCAAGGCGGACGGCACTTTGCAGGCATTAATGGATAAATACAAACTGCTGTAA
- a CDS encoding amino acid ABC transporter ATP-binding protein: MIRPVLKIENLHKSFGATPVVRDVSFDVNPSEVIVIIGSSGTGKSTLLQCLNLLHRPTSGRIFLEDQEITASGMNEDTVRRQMGMVFQEFNLFNHLTVLGNVTIGMTKVLGMPAKDAEKKAMTELSRVGMADHRHKYPSQLSGGQKQRVGIARALGMDPKVMLFDEPTSALDPELTGEVLAVMQKLAAEGMTMIIVSHEMGFAREAADRVIFMENGRIEEQGPPDRLFTRPESERTQKFLSIITTGKAEPPSGNLEPDTP; this comes from the coding sequence ATGATCCGACCTGTTTTGAAAATCGAAAACCTGCACAAATCCTTTGGTGCCACCCCCGTGGTCAGGGATGTCAGTTTTGATGTCAACCCGTCTGAAGTCATTGTGATCATCGGCAGCAGCGGCACGGGAAAAAGCACCCTGCTCCAGTGCCTGAACCTGCTGCACAGGCCCACATCCGGCCGCATCTTTCTGGAAGATCAGGAAATCACGGCTTCCGGTATGAACGAAGATACGGTCCGCCGCCAGATGGGCATGGTGTTCCAGGAGTTCAACCTGTTCAACCATCTCACCGTGCTGGGCAACGTGACCATCGGCATGACCAAAGTGCTGGGCATGCCGGCAAAGGATGCGGAAAAAAAAGCCATGACCGAACTGTCCCGGGTGGGCATGGCGGATCACCGGCACAAATACCCATCCCAGCTGTCCGGGGGGCAGAAGCAGCGGGTGGGCATTGCCAGAGCTCTGGGCATGGACCCCAAAGTCATGCTGTTTGACGAACCCACCTCGGCCCTGGACCCGGAACTCACGGGTGAGGTGCTGGCTGTGATGCAGAAACTGGCGGCTGAAGGCATGACCATGATTATTGTGTCCCATGAAATGGGATTTGCCAGGGAAGCGGCGGACCGGGTCATTTTCATGGAAAACGGCCGGATCGAGGAACAGGGACCGCCAGACCGGCTGTTCACCCGTCCCGAATCCGAACGCACCCAAAAATTTTTATCCATCATCACCACGGGAAAAGCGGAACCACCCTCCGGGAACCTGGAACCAGACACCCCATGA
- a CDS encoding amino acid ABC transporter permease, protein MKEFIAYAVMALPELMQGTVVTLHLTAGALAIGLAIGLPLALLRVYGPKLIQPVCSAYLTVFRGTPLLVQLFVVYYGLPEVGLSFSRMAAAFITLGCNSGAYQCEYFRGAIQAVSKGQMQAARGIGMSQFQGIRHIILPQALRLVIPAWSNELIAMVKYTAIVFLIAVPDLMNKAKILSSQNFTPIQTYVLVALIYLVLVGILSLILHGIQKKLAVPGLDSGVEGR, encoded by the coding sequence ATGAAGGAATTTATCGCATATGCCGTCATGGCCCTGCCGGAACTGATGCAGGGAACCGTGGTCACCCTTCATTTGACTGCCGGGGCTCTGGCCATCGGCCTGGCCATCGGGTTACCCCTGGCTTTGCTGCGGGTATATGGCCCGAAACTGATCCAGCCCGTCTGCTCAGCATATCTGACGGTATTCAGAGGCACGCCCCTGCTGGTGCAGCTGTTTGTGGTATATTACGGACTGCCCGAAGTCGGGCTGTCCTTTTCCCGCATGGCTGCCGCCTTTATCACCCTGGGGTGCAACTCCGGGGCGTATCAGTGTGAATATTTCAGAGGCGCCATCCAGGCGGTGTCCAAAGGACAGATGCAGGCGGCCCGGGGCATCGGCATGAGCCAGTTCCAGGGGATCCGGCATATCATTTTACCCCAGGCCCTGCGCCTGGTGATCCCGGCCTGGTCCAATGAACTCATCGCCATGGTGAAATATACGGCCATCGTGTTTCTCATTGCCGTCCCGGATCTCATGAACAAAGCCAAAATCCTGTCCAGCCAGAATTTTACCCCCATCCAGACCTATGTGCTGGTGGCCCTGATCTACCTGGTGCTGGTGGGCATACTGAGCCTGATTCTGCACGGCATCCAGAAAAAACTGGCGGTCCCGGGGCTGGATTCCGGCGTGGAAGGACGGTGA
- a CDS encoding FAD-binding oxidoreductase, with protein MTAFSNTSKTSNQMRQDLTALLGPDQCLFALEDRWTYAFDAGGDRAVPLAVVFAHTPDDVCNVMQYAAARRIPVVPRGAGSGLTGGAVPAMGGIVLVLERMNRILEIDTDNLCATVETGVITGTLQKAVEKKGLFYPPDPASAGFSTIGGNIAENAGGMRAAKYGVTKQYVLGLEVVLPDGRRVTLGSKCIKDVVGYSMTELFVGSEGTLGVITQAIVRLVPLPKTIKTLAVSFPDIQAAGQVVPMLLKTGVTPCTLEFIDRFCLQAVRKTGLSDPVASLISPDTGAMLLIELDGDEDAVAKEAATVRQICGQCGATGIHSARNPAEREQLWEVRRSIHGALAGLCTHWLEEDIAVPPASIPDMLEKLAALALKQNLRILSFGHFADGNIHLSVSEAAGPLSPQRAGEVTHQIFSLTKVLGGRIAAEHGIGLAKKEYLSVNLDDDTLDLALQLKKMLDPSGILNPGKIFPTHDHQPGNPDAANGVYPPGII; from the coding sequence ATGACCGCCTTTTCAAACACTTCAAAAACATCAAACCAGATGCGGCAGGATCTTACAGCCCTGCTGGGACCGGACCAGTGCCTGTTCGCCCTGGAAGACCGGTGGACCTATGCTTTTGACGCCGGCGGAGACCGGGCCGTGCCTCTGGCCGTGGTGTTCGCCCATACTCCGGACGATGTCTGCAACGTGATGCAATATGCTGCGGCCCGGCGGATTCCCGTGGTGCCCAGAGGCGCCGGGTCCGGCCTCACGGGCGGGGCCGTGCCCGCCATGGGCGGCATTGTCCTGGTGCTGGAACGAATGAACCGGATTCTGGAGATCGATACGGATAACCTGTGCGCCACCGTGGAAACCGGGGTGATCACGGGCACTCTCCAGAAGGCTGTGGAAAAAAAAGGGCTGTTTTATCCGCCGGATCCGGCCAGTGCCGGTTTCTCCACCATCGGCGGCAATATCGCAGAAAATGCCGGAGGCATGAGGGCCGCCAAGTACGGGGTCACCAAGCAGTATGTCCTGGGCCTGGAGGTGGTGCTTCCGGACGGACGGCGGGTCACGCTGGGATCCAAATGCATCAAGGATGTGGTGGGATATTCCATGACCGAACTGTTTGTGGGATCGGAAGGCACCTTAGGGGTGATCACCCAAGCCATTGTGCGGCTGGTGCCTTTGCCCAAAACCATCAAAACCCTGGCCGTGAGTTTTCCGGACATCCAGGCCGCCGGCCAGGTGGTGCCCATGCTGCTCAAAACCGGGGTAACGCCCTGCACCCTGGAATTCATTGACCGGTTCTGCCTTCAAGCGGTCCGAAAAACCGGCCTGTCTGATCCTGTGGCATCGCTGATCTCTCCGGACACCGGGGCCATGCTGCTCATCGAACTGGACGGGGATGAAGATGCCGTGGCAAAGGAGGCGGCAACGGTCCGGCAGATATGCGGTCAGTGCGGAGCCACCGGGATTCATTCTGCCCGGAATCCGGCTGAGCGGGAACAGCTCTGGGAGGTCCGCCGCAGCATCCACGGGGCCCTGGCAGGACTTTGCACCCACTGGCTGGAAGAGGACATTGCCGTGCCCCCGGCCTCCATCCCGGACATGCTGGAAAAACTGGCGGCCCTGGCACTCAAACAAAACTTGCGGATTCTGTCTTTCGGGCATTTTGCCGACGGCAATATCCATTTGAGTGTCTCAGAAGCAGCAGGTCCTTTGTCCCCCCAACGGGCCGGGGAAGTCACACATCAGATATTTTCCCTGACAAAAGTCCTGGGCGGGCGGATTGCCGCTGAACACGGCATCGGCCTGGCCAAAAAAGAATACTTAAGCGTCAACCTGGATGACGACACCCTGGACCTGGCCCTGCAATTAAAAAAGATGCTGGATCCCAGCGGCATTCTCAATCCCGGCAAAATTTTTCCCACCCATGATCACCAGCCTGGAAACCCTGATGCAGCGAATGGTGTTTACCCGCCGGGAATCATATGA
- a CDS encoding amino acid ABC transporter permease yields the protein MTPFFTMLQFLLPGLGVTVSVTLIALGLGGCIGALMAVFRVYGNPVVKGLAVSYSIVVRAVPVVVIIFILFFVISAFIDLSPFMSGAIALGFASGAYQTEIFRGAILSVPRGQMTAARGIGMSRAKAIRCIILPQAFRVSIPSLINEVTLVLKDSSLVFVIGVPELMRRAQYASASTMEPLLAFGTAACFYILLTLTLSKLLEAVEKRFAVQF from the coding sequence ATGACACCATTTTTCACCATGCTGCAGTTTCTGCTGCCGGGCCTGGGCGTCACCGTCTCGGTCACGCTCATCGCCCTGGGCCTGGGCGGATGTATCGGTGCCCTGATGGCCGTGTTCCGGGTATATGGCAACCCTGTGGTCAAAGGCCTGGCAGTTTCCTACAGCATCGTGGTGCGGGCCGTGCCCGTGGTGGTGATCATCTTTATTCTGTTTTTTGTGATTTCCGCGTTCATCGACCTGTCCCCGTTCATGTCCGGAGCCATTGCCTTAGGGTTTGCCAGCGGGGCATACCAGACCGAAATTTTCAGAGGCGCGATTCTATCCGTGCCCCGGGGACAGATGACGGCGGCCCGGGGCATCGGCATGTCCCGGGCCAAAGCCATCCGGTGCATTATCCTGCCCCAGGCGTTCCGGGTGTCCATTCCTTCACTGATCAACGAAGTGACCCTGGTGCTGAAAGATTCCTCTCTCGTATTTGTCATCGGCGTGCCGGAACTGATGCGAAGAGCCCAGTATGCCAGTGCCAGCACCATGGAGCCGCTGCTGGCATTCGGCACGGCAGCCTGTTTTTACATCCTTTTGACCCTGACATTGAGCAAGTTGCTGGAAGCGGTTGAAAAACGGTTTGCCGTCCAATTTTAA
- a CDS encoding sodium:solute symporter family protein, which yields MIAVIIITSLCFVSVFISYVAFRKGFTKSADDYFVAGSSLGYFVLIFSLLASFLSAFSMFGMSSFGYRLGYGSLYVLTANLVPLGFLWYFMHKKTFLLGRARKWMTMGAPFGERYGTPMKIILVLVVLVASVPYVVAQIQGIGVMLEAMSDGIISFRLGLFFVPFFIAIYLMMGGMKGAAWVNAIQGVFFSIMVFVLFFFVMMKNGGFVPTMELVMAKHPNLFQIGWAGGKVWSYPMIFGMASAMALGCVCFPQPYMHAYSSRSVRGLKAMFLSFGGICLFVITMPTLIGVAGNVIVPGLKGVEADKIYGLVAAATMPDWLAALAVAGGFTAAMSTVNGLVFGNAVNLSLDVVKTIRPQTQPAEYITLARIFVAIIMAVCVWIAWNPTTPVAELSVIAFGTVAVTFFALWGAYYWKRATATGAILSTLAGVFMNVLFFVIGGKNMVLFPQKFMFQLNGFLASFIIAGIVFFVASWLTKPGKIEEKSLKLFFHPMLEK from the coding sequence ATGATTGCTGTCATTATTATCACCAGCTTATGTTTCGTATCCGTGTTCATCAGTTATGTGGCGTTTCGCAAGGGATTCACCAAAAGTGCGGATGATTATTTTGTGGCCGGCTCCAGCCTGGGATATTTTGTGCTGATTTTCAGTCTTCTGGCCTCGTTTTTAAGCGCGTTCTCCATGTTCGGGATGTCCAGTTTCGGATATCGCCTGGGGTATGGGTCTTTGTATGTGCTCACGGCCAACCTGGTGCCTCTGGGGTTTTTATGGTATTTCATGCACAAAAAGACCTTTCTTTTAGGCCGGGCCAGAAAATGGATGACCATGGGGGCCCCGTTTGGTGAACGGTACGGCACTCCCATGAAAATCATTCTGGTGCTGGTGGTGCTCGTGGCTTCCGTTCCCTATGTCGTCGCCCAGATCCAGGGGATCGGTGTGATGCTGGAAGCCATGAGCGACGGGATCATCTCCTTTCGTTTAGGCCTGTTTTTCGTGCCGTTTTTCATCGCCATCTATTTGATGATGGGAGGCATGAAAGGGGCGGCCTGGGTCAATGCCATCCAGGGGGTGTTTTTTTCGATCATGGTGTTTGTGCTGTTTTTCTTCGTGATGATGAAAAACGGGGGATTTGTGCCCACCATGGAGCTGGTCATGGCCAAGCATCCCAACCTGTTTCAGATCGGCTGGGCCGGGGGCAAGGTGTGGAGCTATCCCATGATTTTCGGCATGGCATCGGCCATGGCTCTGGGATGTGTGTGTTTTCCCCAGCCTTATATGCATGCCTATTCCAGCCGGTCGGTCCGGGGGTTGAAAGCCATGTTTCTGTCCTTTGGCGGTATCTGCCTGTTTGTCATCACCATGCCCACACTCATCGGGGTTGCCGGCAATGTCATTGTGCCGGGACTCAAAGGGGTGGAAGCGGATAAAATTTACGGGCTGGTGGCTGCCGCCACCATGCCGGACTGGCTGGCGGCCCTGGCTGTGGCCGGCGGATTCACTGCGGCCATGTCCACAGTGAACGGTCTGGTTTTCGGCAATGCCGTCAACCTGTCTTTGGATGTGGTCAAAACCATACGGCCCCAGACCCAGCCTGCCGAATACATCACCCTGGCAAGGATTTTTGTAGCCATCATCATGGCCGTCTGTGTGTGGATCGCCTGGAATCCCACCACCCCCGTGGCGGAACTGTCCGTCATCGCTTTTGGGACCGTGGCTGTGACGTTTTTTGCCCTGTGGGGGGCCTACTACTGGAAACGCGCCACAGCCACGGGGGCGATTCTGTCCACACTGGCCGGTGTTTTTATGAATGTATTATTCTTTGTTATAGGGGGCAAGAACATGGTGCTCTTCCCCCAGAAGTTCATGTTCCAGCTGAATGGATTTCTGGCATCATTCATTATCGCCGGTATCGTATTTTTTGTCGCATCGTGGTTGACCAAACCCGGCAAAATCGAAGAAAAAAGTTTGAAACTTTTTTTCCATCCGATGTTGGAAAAATAA
- the hisC gene encoding histidinol-phosphate transaminase — protein sequence MPEFDVTSFAREHVARMAPYVPGKPILEVRQEYGLDKVVKLSSNECPFELPAALGEAVAEAVTGSNRYPDALCRQLRARVAARLKISETHLIFCNGAEEGIRLIAQVFLNQGEKAVIPTPIFDAYSTATLLMGGQPVKLPLKGHRIDLDAVLSFCKQEKDIKLVWLCSPSNPTGDILTKKEMDGFLTQLPPHIMVVLDEAYREFVTDDQAVCTEDYLEKDPRVIGLRTFSKAYGLAGLRIGYIVAHPRVIALVNNVKLPFNVNSAAMAAAGYMLEERDFAEKHVALAVSERTFMREQLCRRGLEVPESQANFLFVKLPDNTRLDGTALFHRLLPKGFVVRPGTAFGVPGYFRMSLGTREDNLEFLQEFDRAMP from the coding sequence ATGCCCGAATTTGATGTGACATCGTTTGCCAGGGAACATGTGGCCCGGATGGCGCCCTATGTCCCGGGAAAACCCATTCTGGAAGTACGGCAGGAATACGGCCTGGACAAGGTGGTCAAGCTGTCTTCCAATGAATGTCCTTTTGAACTGCCGGCCGCACTGGGCGAAGCGGTGGCAGAGGCCGTCACGGGGTCCAACCGGTATCCGGATGCCCTGTGCCGGCAGTTGCGGGCCCGGGTGGCGGCCCGGCTGAAAATCAGTGAAACCCACCTGATTTTCTGCAACGGGGCCGAAGAAGGAATCCGGCTCATTGCCCAGGTTTTTTTGAACCAGGGGGAAAAAGCCGTGATTCCCACCCCGATTTTCGATGCCTACAGCACGGCCACCCTGCTCATGGGAGGACAGCCCGTGAAGCTGCCCCTGAAAGGCCACCGCATCGATCTGGATGCCGTGCTCTCCTTTTGTAAACAGGAAAAAGATATCAAGCTGGTCTGGCTGTGCTCGCCCTCCAATCCCACGGGTGATATTCTGACAAAAAAGGAAATGGACGGATTTCTGACACAGCTGCCCCCGCACATCATGGTGGTGCTGGACGAGGCTTACAGGGAATTTGTCACCGATGATCAGGCGGTCTGCACCGAAGATTACCTAGAAAAGGATCCCCGGGTGATCGGGCTGAGAACCTTTTCCAAAGCCTATGGCCTGGCCGGGCTGAGGATCGGGTACATTGTGGCCCATCCCCGGGTGATTGCGCTGGTAAACAATGTCAAACTGCCCTTTAACGTGAATTCCGCGGCCATGGCTGCGGCCGGGTACATGCTTGAGGAGAGGGATTTTGCAGAAAAACATGTGGCTTTGGCCGTGTCCGAGCGGACATTCATGCGGGAACAACTGTGCCGCCGGGGCCTGGAAGTGCCGGAATCCCAGGCCAATTTTTTATTTGTAAAACTGCCGGACAACACCCGGCTGGACGGCACTGCCCTGTTTCACCGGTTGCTTCCCAAAGGGTTTGTGGTCCGGCCGGGCACAGCTTTCGGTGTGCCCGGATACTTTAGGATGTCTTTGGGCACCCGGGAGGATAACCTTGAATTTTTACAGGAATTTGACAGGGCCATGCCCTGA
- a CDS encoding DUF997 family protein, whose amino-acid sequence MSAQANKRKNLGFLIVFVVLTVLCWCPIGYGRYGEVDLIMGMPSWAFVLLLIGALLFILEWVYLFKTDLALYDRDVAEIVDALKKIDMEDTRS is encoded by the coding sequence ATGTCCGCACAAGCGAACAAACGAAAAAACCTGGGTTTCTTAATCGTGTTTGTTGTACTCACTGTTCTGTGCTGGTGCCCCATCGGCTATGGCCGGTACGGCGAGGTGGATCTGATCATGGGAATGCCTTCCTGGGCATTTGTTCTACTTCTGATCGGGGCGCTGCTGTTCATTCTTGAATGGGTCTATCTGTTCAAAACCGATCTGGCGCTGTATGACAGGGATGTGGCGGAAATCGTGGATGCTTTGAAAAAAATTGATATGGAGGACACCCGCTCATGA
- a CDS encoding benzoate-CoA ligase family protein, producing MELEYLGMERFNAADYFLDRNIREGREDKIAVVCEDRKLTYGELTKQANRFGNALVSSGVRMENRVALLMLDMELYPAAFLGAIKTGAVPICLNTLMRPKDYLYFLNDSRARVLVVDESLYFNIEEVKSELMFLEKIVVVNTQGEKPGTVSYEQFVQGQPDTLDPAPTGPDDACFWLYSSGSTGKPKGTVHLQHDMLFSVETYGKQVLKIREDDVCFSAAKMFFAYGLGNSLYFPFSAGATTVLMPDRPTPQTVFDTIARYKPTLYFGVPTLYGAMLAQDEGSMDGVRLCTSAGEALPAHLFKRWKERFNVDILDGIGSTEVSHIYISNRVEDIRPGSTGQLVPGYEARVVDDQLNDLPKGEIGTVLIKGDSTAAYYWNKHEKTKEAMLGDWFNTDDKFFVDEDGFFYYVGRSNDMLKVGGIWVSPIEVEACLIGHPAVLECAVVPGRDDENLVKPSAYIVLNKGFEESPELEKEIKSYVKKELAHYKFPRWINFVDELPKTATGKVKRFELKGKEDDRTRLAS from the coding sequence ATGGAACTCGAATATCTTGGAATGGAAAGATTTAATGCAGCCGATTATTTTCTGGACCGTAACATCCGGGAAGGCAGAGAAGACAAGATCGCCGTGGTGTGTGAAGACCGGAAACTGACCTATGGAGAATTGACAAAGCAAGCCAACCGGTTCGGCAACGCCCTGGTGTCGTCGGGTGTCCGCATGGAAAACCGGGTGGCCCTGCTGATGCTGGACATGGAACTGTACCCGGCCGCGTTTCTGGGAGCGATTAAAACCGGGGCCGTCCCCATCTGTTTAAACACCCTGATGCGGCCCAAGGATTACCTGTATTTTTTAAATGACAGCCGGGCCCGGGTCCTGGTGGTGGACGAATCCCTGTATTTCAACATCGAGGAAGTCAAATCCGAGCTTATGTTTCTGGAAAAGATCGTGGTGGTGAACACACAGGGTGAAAAACCGGGGACCGTGTCTTATGAACAATTTGTCCAAGGACAGCCCGATACCCTTGACCCGGCACCCACGGGTCCGGATGATGCCTGTTTCTGGCTGTACAGCTCCGGCTCCACGGGCAAACCCAAAGGCACGGTGCATTTGCAGCATGACATGCTGTTTTCTGTGGAAACCTATGGCAAACAAGTGCTTAAAATCCGGGAAGATGATGTGTGTTTTTCTGCGGCCAAGATGTTTTTCGCCTATGGCCTGGGCAACAGTCTGTATTTTCCCTTCAGCGCCGGGGCCACCACCGTGCTGATGCCGGACCGTCCCACGCCGCAAACCGTGTTTGATACCATTGCCCGGTACAAACCCACCCTGTATTTCGGGGTCCCCACCCTTTACGGGGCCATGCTGGCCCAGGATGAGGGCAGCATGGACGGAGTCCGGCTGTGCACCTCTGCGGGCGAAGCCTTGCCGGCCCATCTGTTCAAACGGTGGAAAGAACGGTTTAACGTGGATATCCTGGACGGCATCGGATCCACGGAAGTCAGCCATATCTATATCTCCAACCGGGTGGAAGACATCCGGCCCGGTTCCACGGGCCAGCTGGTACCCGGATACGAAGCAAGGGTTGTGGATGATCAGCTCAATGACCTGCCGAAAGGCGAGATCGGTACCGTGCTGATCAAAGGCGACAGCACGGCCGCTTATTACTGGAACAAGCATGAAAAAACCAAGGAAGCCATGCTCGGAGACTGGTTCAATACGGATGACAAGTTTTTTGTTGATGAGGACGGATTTTTCTATTATGTGGGCCGATCCAACGATATGCTCAAAGTGGGCGGCATCTGGGTGTCTCCCATTGAAGTGGAAGCCTGTCTTATCGGTCATCCGGCCGTGCTGGAATGCGCCGTGGTCCCGGGCAGAGACGATGAAAACCTGGTGAAACCCAGCGCCTACATCGTGTTGAATAAGGGATTTGAGGAATCACCGGAACTGGAAAAAGAGATCAAATCCTATGTGAAAAAAGAGCTGGCCCACTACAAGTTCCCCCGGTGGATCAATTTTGTGGACGAGCTGCCCAAAACCGCCACAGGCAAGGTCAAGCGGTTTGAGCTCAAGGGAAAGGAAGATGACCGGACCCGACTGGCCAGTTAA
- a CDS encoding Lrp/AsnC family transcriptional regulator, whose protein sequence is MPTDVHLDQTDGTMLDLLQKDGRASNVTLAGRLNLSESPCWRRQKRLEENGFIKGYHAHLDRRRLGFGVVAFVQISFSIHRDDSVIDFEQAVQDIPEVLFCHNISGESDYLLQIVTRSLESYEKLSRNVIRRLPGVTSVKTSFSLKEIKHSTQLPISDIQR, encoded by the coding sequence TTGCCTACTGACGTACACCTTGATCAGACAGACGGCACCATGCTTGATTTGCTGCAAAAAGATGGGCGGGCATCCAACGTCACACTGGCAGGCCGGCTTAATTTAAGCGAAAGTCCCTGCTGGCGCCGCCAGAAACGCCTGGAAGAAAACGGGTTTATCAAAGGATACCATGCCCATCTGGACCGCAGGCGTTTGGGGTTTGGTGTGGTCGCCTTTGTACAGATCAGTTTCTCGATACACAGAGATGACTCTGTGATAGACTTTGAACAGGCGGTTCAGGATATCCCCGAGGTCCTTTTCTGCCACAACATTTCAGGCGAGTCGGATTATTTGCTTCAAATTGTTACCAGAAGCCTGGAATCTTATGAAAAATTATCGAGAAACGTTATTCGGAGACTACCCGGTGTGACGTCAGTTAAAACAAGCTTTTCATTAAAGGAAATAAAGCATTCAACCCAGTTGCCCATCTCAGATATTCAACGGTGA